A single region of the Pelosinus sp. IPA-1 genome encodes:
- the nusG gene encoding transcription termination/antitermination protein NusG codes for MESEKNWYVIHTYSGYENKVKANLERKVHSMGMEDEIFRVVVPMEDEVEMKDGKKKITKKKVFPGYVLVEMIVNDKSWYVVRNTPGVTGFVGSGTKPIPLTDAEVKNILKSMGIEELKPKLNIEVSQVIRITSGAFENWTAKVLEIYHDRSKLKVLVDMFGRETPVELDFSQVEKV; via the coding sequence ATGGAATCTGAAAAAAATTGGTATGTAATCCATACATATTCTGGTTATGAAAACAAAGTAAAAGCTAATCTGGAACGTAAAGTCCATTCTATGGGCATGGAAGATGAAATCTTTCGGGTAGTAGTACCTATGGAAGATGAAGTTGAAATGAAAGATGGCAAAAAGAAGATTACTAAGAAAAAAGTTTTCCCCGGGTATGTTTTGGTAGAAATGATTGTCAATGATAAATCGTGGTATGTTGTACGCAACACACCAGGTGTTACAGGTTTTGTTGGCTCTGGTACTAAGCCTATCCCGCTTACCGATGCCGAAGTGAAAAACATTCTTAAATCGATGGGCATTGAAGAGCTTAAGCCGAAGTTGAACATCGAAGTTTCCCAAGTAATTCGTATTACTTCTGGAGCCTTCGAAAATTGGACAGCCAAGGTGCTTGAAATTTATCATGACCGTAGCAAACTAAAAGTCCTTGTTGACATGTTTGGACGGGAAACACCAGTAG
- the secE gene encoding preprotein translocase subunit SecE, with product MVAQETAVQTNSSRWKKFFREVKAELKKVSWPSKQELVSNTGVVFVAVLLVAGLIWAIDAVFTQVLHFIIK from the coding sequence ATGGTTGCCCAAGAAACAGCGGTTCAAACCAATTCTTCCCGTTGGAAGAAGTTTTTTCGCGAAGTAAAAGCGGAATTAAAAAAAGTATCATGGCCTAGCAAACAAGAACTGGTTTCTAATACAGGAGTGGTATTTGTTGCTGTATTACTAGTTGCAGGTTTGATATGGGCAATTGATGCTGTATTTACTCAAGTTTTACATTTTATTATCAAGTAG
- the rpmG gene encoding 50S ribosomal protein L33, protein MRNAVTLACTECKQRNYQTNKNKKNDPDRLEFSKYCKFCKKHTLHKETK, encoded by the coding sequence ATGCGCAATGCGGTAACGTTGGCCTGCACTGAATGCAAACAACGCAATTATCAGACCAATAAAAACAAAAAAAATGATCCGGATAGATTGGAATTCAGTAAGTATTGCAAGTTTTGCAAAAAACATACTTTACACAAAGAAACGAAATAA